Sequence from the Rhodospirillaceae bacterium genome:
CCTTTTCCTGGGCGCTCTCTGCGAAGGCACCAAACAGGGCGCGCGAGAACGGATTGTCCATGACTTTGAATTCCGGGTGCCATTGAACACCTGCGGCAAAACGTTGGGCGCCATCCACTGTAAGCCCTTCAACAAGACCGTCCGGAGCAATAGCCTGAATGCTTAAACCGTCGCCAACCCTCTCGATTCCCTGGCCGTGCAGTGAATTGACCATAATCTTCGTCGATCCGGCTAACCTGGCAAAGTAGGCCCCTTCAACGAGGCTCATTTCATGGGCCAGATCAAAACGGATATCCATCGGCTGTGTACGGTCGCTGCGATGGTCAAGCAAGCCAGGGACTTCAAAAACCCGTTGATGCAAACTGCCGCCATAAGCAACGTTCAATTCCTGAAACCCCCGACAGATACAAAAAACAGGCACCCCGGCCTCAACCGCCTCGACGATCAGGGGCAGGGTCGTGGCGTCACGGTGGGGGTCGTGGGCCGTTCCTTCGACACTATCTGGCCCATCGTAATGATGGGGCTCTACATTGGAGACACTGCCCGTAAACAACAGGCCGTCAACATGGTCGATCAGGGTTTTTCGGTCCAATGCAACACCCAAAGTCGGAACAATCAACGGCACCGCCCCGCAGGCCTGTTCCAGGGCATCGATAAACATGTGGGGTGCACTGTCGTAATCGTAACCGTCAATATCCTTTCGACAGCCTGAGACGCCGATGATCGGGGGTGGTGATTTGGTATTCATGATGATGAAACATGCCTTTTATCGTCAGGCAAGACAAGAGAGGTATTTTCACAAAAAAAGGACATCGTTATGGTAGGAAACCTTGAATTTTCTATCAATTATGAAAATATAGAAAAGAGTACTAATAACAAGGAATTATACTTTATGCATAAGGGGTTGTCAGGTGGCAAGGCGGGCCGTTTCGTCCTTGCCGGATTGTTTGCGGTGTTTGTGCTTTCCAGTCCTGTTAAGTGTCGCTCCCTTGAATTGGGATTAACACCCAGTCATGTCTATTCCCTTTGGCACGGCATTAACCAATCACTGCTCATCTATTCCCAAATCATATCTAAAGATGAAGACGGGTTCGTAAAGCTTAAGGCTATGCAGCCCAAGGCCTTTGAAAATAAAATTCCGGCCGATGTTTATAGCCATGCCGAAAAGGTCACTTCCCGACTTAGGGGATTTATTTCCATATCGACGGATGTGCCCGGCTGGTTGATTGAATTCGAGCAAATTAGTCCCTTAACAGATACCAAAGACGAAGAGATAACGCCAAGCGCCGTCTTTTTGATATCAACACAGATTCTTAATTCGATTGTCGATGTGGTCGTCGATAATACGGATTGGGAACAGCCGGTCAGTGATCTTTATGCCATCGACCTGCGCACCGATAAAACACCCAGTGATGTTTTTGGTCTGGTTGACCTGGCTTTGCGGCGAACCGGTATCATTTTAGCCGGGTATGACAACTAGAATGTTTTTTAATTTTCCCCATCTACGCATCACCACCTTCGGCAAAGGCCTGGCCGTTGCACTTTCTCTGGTCGTTGCATCAATTATTTTGACGTCGGTTATCACCTTGCAGCAGACGGACAAGATGGCAAGCGCATGGCAGGGTCATAACACAGTGACAGCGCGTAAAATTGTTATTTTGAGCCATCTTCGTGGTCTGCTGGGTTTTGACGGTATGGTCCATCATTACAAAAACTTCATCCTGCGCAAGGAACGTTCCGAGGCTGCGGCGACCTATAAAAATTTTTTGGAAATATCAATTGCCCTGAGCGCATATCAGTCGCTCGGATTGACGCTCAGGGAAGAAGGGGCGCTGGATATATTAAGTGAAACGATTAATAAATATCGTTCGAATCTTAAAGCTGCCGAGAAATTGGCCGCCGGGTCCATGGCTCCTACCGCCATTGATAAAATTGTACAAATTGACGACACATCGGCGATCGTTGCCCTGGCTATTCTCGATAATGAACTCCATTCGGCACGTCTTGCCAGTGAAGGGAAAGTTCATGACACAGTTGACGGTCTGATCTCGTTTGTTAGCGTTTCGGCGCTCCTCACCGGGCTCTTTGTTCTGGCTCTTGCCTCGTGGATTATCTGGTATGTGCGCAAGCAACTGGTTGCGCCTCTTAACGCTCTGGTCGGCGCGTTTCGCCGAATAAATCCTCACCATCCCAATGCCGGACGCCTTCCCGATCATGGCAGTGACGGGGGTTATGAGCTTAATTTGGTTGCCCGTGCCGGAAATGCGTTCCTGAGCGCTACAGAAGAACATTTGAACAAGCTGGATCAAACAGAACATGCATTGCGGGCAAGTGAAGCACATTTGCGTTCGGTGGTGGAAACGGCCGTTGACGCTATTATTACCATTGATATGGGCGGCGTGATTCAATCATTTAATGCTGCGGCGGTGAATATTTTTAATTTCAGTCTTGATGAGGTTATTGGCAACAACGTCAAGATGTTGATGCCAGAGCCCGACAAATCTGCTCACGATGGCTATCTCAGGGCTTTTCAGGAAACCGGTAGGAACAAGATCATTGGCATTGGCCGCGAAGTCACAGGCCGTCGCAAGAATGGCAACCTTTTCCCTATGTGGTTAGCCGTTAGCGAGAACAGAAGCTCAGATGTAATTCACTTTACCGGCATTATCCGCGATATCTCGGCTGAAAAAGAAGCCGAAATAAAAGTTCGTATGGCCAAGGAAGCCGCCGATCAGGCCAACCGGGCAAAATCCGAATTTCTCAGTTCCATGAGCCATGAATTGCGCACGCCCATGAACGCCATTTTGGGATTTTCGCAATTGCTCGGCAGCAATCCCAAGGAGCCATTAAGCGCCTCTCAAAAAGAATATGTCGACTTGATTTTGCAAAGCGGCGATCATCTGCTGGAGCTGATCAAACAGGTTCTGGAGTTGAGCCAGATCGAGGCCGGGCACCTGACCGTTTCATTTGAAAAAGTAGCTGTTCTGCCTCTTGTTCAGGAGTGCCTCGATAGCCTGGCGCCACGGGCCAAAAATCGTAACCTGTCGCTCATGTGCCATGACGACGTGGGCTCCATCCCCGATGTCTGGAGTGATCCGGTTCGTTTGAAACAGGTGTTATTAAATTTGCTGTCCAACGCTGTTAAATATAACCGTGACAATGGCAGTGTTGCGGTCAACTGCCAGGCCATGGGGGACAGTATGATCCGGATCAACATTATCGATACCGGTTCGGGAATTCCCGAAAACAGGCAACAAAACCTGTTCACACCCTTTGACCGGCTAGGCCGGGAAGCAGGTCAAATCGAGGGCACCGGCATCGGGCTTTCAATTACCGGCAAGCTGGTCACAGCGCTGAAAGGAAACATCGGTTTTATAAGCACCGAAGGTCAGGGCTCGACATTCTGGATAGACCTGCCGGTCTCAAACAATAACTAACCGGCGTTCTTCATGTCCTGATAGGCCATGCTCAATGTTTGATCCGTTTCCTCATCAATCATCTGATCGATGGCCGGAAGGAATCCCATTTCTTCTTTCTGGATGTGAAAAACTTCGCGCTCAACAAGTTCCAGACCTTTTTCACGAAAAATTTCCCAACTCTCAGGGCTAAAACCGTCTTTGCGGCCAGCCTTGGCACGGTCGCTTAAGTCGCGCGCCAGCGGGCGGATGATTTCATGCTCTCCTTGAAGCATCTGGGTGATGCCCATGTCACCAAACTCGGCAAACAGGGGGAAAAGATGTTGTTCCTCGAAGGCGTAATGATGGGAAATTTCCTCATTCAGAACGGCTTCCAGATCACCTAGTAAGCGGTTCATATCCGGATTGTCGCTGGCGGGAGCTGCCTTGGCGCCGTTCAAGGTTGTTTCCAGCTTTTCAAGCAATGCCATGATGGCGAAGTGCTCGTCATGCAGGGTGCGCAGGATGTTAAAAGATGACTCCATCATATCTGTGATCTTTCATTCTTAGGTGAACTGGTTCGCATACGACGGTAAACATCGGTGGTGAACCACAGGAATGCAAATGCCCCAACAAGCCCGAAGGTGGCCCCCGCCTGAACGGCGCTTTCCATGTCTGTGGCAATGCCGATGCCGACCACAGCGAAGGCGATGAAATGGCAGACGGCATGAATCTTAAGGGGCAGACCACGCGCCAGTTGTGACAGGCGGGGTGGTTTGTTGCCGGCTGTAGAGGCATTCATGGCGGCAAGAAAAGGCATGATCTGTTGTTGGACCCCCAGAACAAATGTCAAAAGCCAGCCGAAAACGACAAGGTATCCCGCCACCAACAAAGTCGGCTCGAAAGGAACACCGGATATGGCGGCAACGCCAACGGCGATACTGAATGGGAAAGCTACCCAGCTTGCCCGGATCAGGATGAAGGAAATTCCAAGCTTCTTCTTCATGCCCGCCTTGATCACCCTGTTCATGCTCAAAACATGGGCGAGGGCGGACAGAAGCATCATCGCCGCGCCAATCACAACAATCTGCCGCTGACCGGCCAATCCTGCGCTGATGCAAACCAGCAACCCGGCGCAGTATAGGGCCAGGACAAGCAGGGAACTTTTTTGAGAAGGGGCGTTGGCCAATGCGAACATAGGCACCAGAACCGAAGCAAAACCCATAGACAGCAATCCCATGAAGCCGAAAAGGGCAATCATCCCGTGGGTCGCCGCCGCAATATCCTGATCGATCGACAACAGATCGAAGATCATGGCAAGGCCGATCAGAAGCAAAGCCAGCAAAGCCACAAGCGCCAGCCAGAAGTGAGTAATCAGAACCTTGAAACCTGAAGCGTGGGTTAGCAATCCAAGGATGACATAGATATACAAGGCCAGACCGACGGCAAGGGAAAGTCCACCGGCAGTCATGGCGCCGGTATGTCCTTCACCAAAGCCTACGATCAGGATGCCTACACCTGGTATAAATAACCATGATGCCACACGGATCGGCCACAGGGTTTTCAGGGACTGGCCTGTTACCACCGGGAAAATTTGTAGTGATGCGCCCATGGCCGTCATGACAAAAACTCCCAAGGTCAGGGCGTGTAGTGAAGCCAGTGTATATCCCGACCCCCCCTGAAACACGGGAACTTGAACCGCCGCCATAAAGAGCAGGACCCAACCCAGAAGGTGATAGAAACCCGAAGCGAAGAAAAACCGGTAAGGGATGGACGGCGGCAGCAAGCGTGCACCGGCACCAGCGATGATCGTTCCTGCTAATTGCATGAAATCAACCTTCCGCCCGTGGAATCCGGGTCAGGCGAAGATGTAACTGCCCTGTCGGTGCGGGTAACGGGCTCCAGGCCCAGCCGCGCTCTTCAAGTTCCGGGTACAGCAGAAGCGGGTCACGGTCATGGATAACAATAACCGTATCGGTCACATTCGGGCTTTCAAGCAAGGTCAAAATACCGATCAACGGCTGTGGCGATTCCAGGCCGCGCACATCAATACGTGTCTCGGCCCCTTCTATGGAAATCGATGGGCTTGTTTGTGCGGTCCTTGTGCCATCTGCGGAGGGCAGAACAGGGCACGCTTCCGGCGTCGTTTCTTTTCCATTTGGTACCATCAAGGTACCTTAAGAGGGTCGGGGAAGATTGTATTTGACGGATGTCAATAAAACCGACACGCCACTGATTGCGCCGCCTTGAAGTCCAGAGTAATCTCTTGGGCAACAACGCAAGGAGAGAAACATGCAAGCGGTCTTCGTTTTTGTAAAATGTGAACTCGGCTGTGCATATACGGTCGCCAATGCGCTGATCGAGAAAGTCGAGCAGACCTCGGAAGTGTATTCGGTTTCCGGCGAGTTTGACCTGATGGCCAAATTCTACATACCCAATGACAGCGACATCGGCCATTTCGTGAACGAGCAGGTGCACGCGATTTCCGGCATCAAGGATACGCAAACAATCATTACCTTCAACGCCTTTACTTAAAATCATGAGCATCCTGATCATTGACGAGCGACCGGACGATGCCATCGCTGTGCTGACCCTGAACCGACCCGAGGTTCACAACGCCCTGAACACGGCGGTGCTCGAAGCGCTTGCCCAGGCTCTAGAGCGTCTTTCGGCAAAGGACGACATTAATGCCGTGGTGCTTAGCGGCGGCGAAAAGGTTTTTGCTGCCGGGGCCGATGTCAAGGAAATGGCGGACCTTGATGCCATCGGCATCCACCGCGATGCCCGGTCCGGCCATTGGCGGGCTATTGCCGCTTTTCCCAAACCGCTGATCGCCGCCGTTAACGGGTACGCGCTGGGCGGTGGCTGCGAACTGGCCATGCAGTCCGATATCATCATCGCCGGCGAGACCGCCCAGTTCGGCTTGCCGGAAATTAATTTGGGGCTGATTCCGGGGGCTGGCGGCACCCAGCGCCTGACCCGCGCTGTCGGCAAGTCACTGGCCATGAAAATGATCCTCAGCGGTGAATTCATCGATGCCGTCCAGGCCCTGGAGGCGGAGTTGGTGGCAGAGGTGACGCCGGCAGGTGAAACCATCGCGCGGGCTTGCGCGCTAGCCTGCAAGATCGCCGAAAAATCCCCGCTCGCCCTTGAGATGGCAAAACAATCCGTGCTCAAGACCTTCGAGACATCGCTTGCCAATGGCCTTGATTTTGAACGCCGCTCGTTCACGATCCTGGCGGCCAGCGAAGACCGAAAGGAAGGTATCGCCGCCTTTCTTGAAAAACGAAAACCCGCCTTTAAGGGACGATGACAACTGTGACTTATCAATTCATAGATTATGATATCAAGGATGGCGTCGGCATTTTGATGCTCAACCGTCCTGAAAAACTCAACAGCTTTACGACCGTCATGTTGGAAGAAATCGCCACTGCTTTAGGCGATGCCGCAGGGGATGCAAACGTGCGCGCGGTGTTGCTCAGCGGTAACGGGCGGGCTTTCGGCGCCGGCCAGGATTTATCCGAACGGGACGTCAAGCCCGGCGATCCGCCGCCTGATCTGGGGGAGTCTCTGGACAAACGCTATAATCCCATCGTCCGTCAGATACGGGGCATGGACAAGCCTGTGATCTGCGCCGTAAACGGTGTCGCCGCCGGGGCCGCCGCCAACATGGCGCTGGCCTGTGATCTGGTGCTGGCAGCAAAATCGGCGCGTTTCATTCAACCCTTCGTTCGCTTAGGACTGGTGCCTGACGCCGGGGGAACATGGTCGCTGCCGCGTCTGGTTGGCCGCGCCCGGTCAATGGGCATGGCGATGCTGGGTGGCGATCTGTCTGCGCAACAAGCCGAACAGTGGGGCCTGATCTGGAAATGCATCGACGATGAAGCGCTGATGGATGAAGCTCACGCCCTGGCCGGGACACTGGCGAGCCAACCGACAGTCGGTCTTGGCCTGATCAAAAAGGCGATTAACGAAAGTCACGGCAATACCCTTGACCAGCAACTGGATCTTGAGCGCGATTTGCAACGGATCGCCTGCCAAACTGAAGATTACAGCGAAGGGGTCAATGCCTTCCTTGAAAAACGAAAACCCGCCTTCAGGGGTCGATAACGTGGGCGCACTGTCAACAGAGCAGGTTGTCGCCGTTATTGGGGCGGGCACCATGGGTGCTGGCATCGCCCAGGTCGCGGCCCAGGCGGGGCATTCGGTATTGCTCTATGACGCCGCACCCGGCAGCGCTGAAAAGGCCATCGCAAAAGTCGCCGAAGGGCTTGAGCGTCTGGTCGTGCGGGGGAAGTTTAGCGCCGAAGATGTTGCTGCTACAATTTCGAGACTTAAATCCGTGGCGGGGCTTGAGGATTTGTCCCCGGCCGGATTGGTGATTGAAGCGATCATCGAAGACCTTGCCATCAAGCAAGAGTTGTTCACAAATCTTGAAAACATTTGCAAGGTTGACACGATCCTGGCCAGCAACACCTCGTCCCTGTCGATCACCACCATCGGCGAATGTCTCGCACGGCCAGAAAACTTTGTCGGGCTGCATTTTTTCAATCCCGCACAAGTGATGAAACTGGTCGAAGTGATCAGCGGTTCGGGGAGCGCGCCCGGTGTCGCCGACAGCGTTTTTGCGACCGCTGAAGCGTGGGGGAAAAAACCGGTCCATGCCGCCTCGACCCCGGGCTTTATCGTCAACCGGGTGGCCCGGCCTTTTTACGGCGAAGCCCTCAGGGTGCTCGAGGTAGAGGCTGTAGACGTCGCCACCTTCGATGCCATCATGCGCGAAAGCGGCGGCTTTCGTATGGGGCCGTTTGAATTGATGGACCTGATCGGCAATGACATCAATCTGGCGGTGACCACCTCCGTCTATAATGCTTTCGAGCAAGCTCCCCGCTTCAAGCCTTCACCCTGTCAGCAAGAACTGGTCGCATCAGGAAAACTGGGACGCAAGAGCGGCTGCGGTTTCTACGATTATCATGAAGGGGCGATGCCTGCTCAGGCGACCACCAGCGCTGCCATCCCGCCACCTGATAGCGTAACCACCCGGGGCGATTTAGGCGTTGCTTCGGTGTTGACTGATTTGATTGAAAAGGCTGGTATCTCCGTTCAGCATGAAGCGGCTGATAGCGACCACGGATATCTGGAAGTGGGTTCGGCGCATTTGTATTTATGTGATGGTGGTTTGGCTGCAAGTCACGACGAGAATGCCATCGCCTTTGATCTGGCCCTTGATTACGAACAAGCCACCCGTATCGGTCTTGCCCCGGCGGCAACCTGTGATCCGGCGGCACTGGCCTCGGTCATTGGCCTCTTTCAGGCTCTTGGCAAGTCAGTCTCGGTGATCCCTGACCTTGCCGGGATGGTGGTGATGCGAACCGTCTGTATGCTCGCCAATGAAGGGGCCGACGCCGTCGACAATCGGGTTTGCACTGAACAGGCCGTCGATATAGCGATGTGCTACGGCGTTAATTATCCTGCCGGTCCGTTGCACTGGGCCCGGGCTATCGGTTTTGGGGTGGTTGAAGGGGTGCTCGATAATATGGCGGCGGTCTACGATGATCCGCGCTACCGTTGTTCAAGCTGGATACGAAACAAAGTCGTTAAATAGTTTTAACCAGCGACAACTGCTGGGCCGGTTGAAAGCCCTTGGCGCTAAGAAAGCCCAGCAGGTTCAAATCGTTCCAGCCGACACGGGTGCCGACGGTTTCCACGTGCAAGGCTTCCAGATTAATCAGTAACTGGGATAACAGGGCCGTGGCAATGCCCGCGTGGGCGTAATCGGGGTTTACACCGATGGTGTCGATATGGGCGGCGGCCTCGGCGTGACCAAATTCACCAAAATCAACCCGCGCCATGATGAAGCCGGCGGCAAGGCCGTCGACTTCGGCAATCAGGGAGACACGAACCCCGGTCTCGCTCATCATTTCCTGTAATTTTGCGGCGAAATAATTCGGGCGCTGATGGCCCGTCAATTTGGCGTCGATGCGCACCACACTGCCCAGGTCTTCCTGCTGCATGGAACGGACCCTTGTGCGGTCACGAGGCAGGGATTCAAAATCGTCACCGTTGTGTTCGCTGTAATCAGGCACCCCGGCGTCCATTGGTTGCCGGTTGACATCACTTTCTGTTGGATTGTTCATGCTAGAGTCTGCCTACTTACCTAAAGATTGCGCGAAACCGGACGTTCAAGAATTTGTTCCGGAGCCAATTGAAAGCCGGTGGAGGCGAAGAATCGGGATAGCCCCAAATCCTGCCAGTCAACCTGGGTTCGTAATTCGGTAATCTCCAGTTTTTTCAAAATATCGGTCAGGCCATTAAGCAGGGCATGTCCACCGCCATCATGGCGGGCGTCGGGATCGACGCCGAGAACATCAAGAACGGCGGCGCGTTTATCATCGCCGTATTCGCCATTTTGAATGCGGGCAATGGCGAAGCCTTGCAGTGCGTCTGATGGGTCTGTCAGGGCAAGGGCGACAAATCCGTGGGCATCGGCAAGCGCCGCTTGCAATCTTTTTTCAAAGAACTTGCGCCTTGGTCGTCCCATAATCCGGCTGTCGATTTCCACAACTCGTTCCAGATCGTCCGGGCTCAGGGGCCGGATAGTGACAGTTTTTTTTCCGCTCATTAGAAGCTCTCGCCTTATCGGATAGTGTTTGTGTTGCTCGGATTTTAGAGCTTAATCAATAATTCGGTACTATAATACTTATTTAGATCATCGTCAACAGATTGATCTGTTGGGAAATATCCGATCAGTTCCGGCAACGAATTCTTGCCTATCGGGCCGCTTATCGGGACAATGCTTTAAATTCAATCGTTGAGGATGAACAATGAATCAGGATCAATTCCAGGTATTGATACAACCGGTCATGGACGCCATTTCGGGTAAACCTGTTGACCAGCAAATGGCCGCAGATCTGAACCGTGACTTCCCCGCTGATAGTGAAATCTTCAAGGCCATAGACGCAGCCTGTCACGACGCCATCAAGGCGGGCTGGATGTGCGCCCATGGTGATGAAGGACGGCGTTTTGGACGGGTTATCAAGCCATCGCCAGAAACCCATGACTTAAGCGTCGATGTGGTCCAGTTGACGGACATCGTTGGCCCCCATCACAGCCATCCGACCGGTGAAGTGTGTATGACCATGCCGGTGACGGCGACGGCCAGGTTTGATGGTCATGGCGCTGGCTGGTGTGTCAATGAGCCGGGATCGGCCCACAGTCCGACAGTTTCCGATGGCGAGGCGCTGGTGCTCTATCTGCTGCCGGGCGGCGAGATTCAATTTACCTGATGGCTGGACAGAGCACATGAGCATTTGGGGAAAAGTGATTGGCGGCGTCGCCGGTTTTGCTCTTGGCGGGCCGCTGGGCGCGTTGATCGGTGCTTACGCCGGTCATAAAATGGATCAGGCTCGCACCGGTGAAGGGGCAAGGGTTGGCCCCGGCGGTTATGACCAGCAATCCCGGCAGGTCGCTTTCACCATGGCGGTGATTGTACTGAGTGCGAAAATGGCCAAGGCCGACGGTGTCGTCAGCCGCGAAGAGGTCTTGGCCTTTAAACAGATTTTCCATATTCCGTCTGATGAAATGGCCAGCGTCGGCAAATTGTTTGACGAAGCCCGCAAGGACGCCAGCGGTTTTGAGCCCTACGCCGAACAAGTCGCCCAGATGTTTGCACACGAACCGGCTGTGCTTGAGGAATTAATCGGCGGCTTGTTTCATATTGCGCTGGCTGACGGCGTCATTCATCCGGCGGAAATGGATTTCCTGGCCAAGGTGTCGATCATCTTCGGATTTTCCGAACGGGATTTTGAACGTCTGCGCGCCAGTTACGACACCCCCGAAACATCAAGTCCTTATGAGGTCCTGGGTGTCGATCCCGATGCCGATGACGCAGACGTCAAGAAAGCCTATCGCAAGTTGCTGGTCGTTAACCATCCCGACAAACTGATCGCACAGGGACTGCCACAGGAATTCATCGATCTGGCCAACGAGAAAATGGCCGCCATCAATGCCGCTTATGACACCATCAAGAAGCAACGCGGAATGGGATAGGACATGCTTATTTAGTGCTCGCTTTTACTCGGAACC
This genomic interval carries:
- a CDS encoding gamma-glutamyl-gamma-aminobutyrate hydrolase family protein, with protein sequence MNTKSPPPIIGVSGCRKDIDGYDYDSAPHMFIDALEQACGAVPLIVPTLGVALDRKTLIDHVDGLLFTGSVSNVEPHHYDGPDSVEGTAHDPHRDATTLPLIVEAVEAGVPVFCICRGFQELNVAYGGSLHQRVFEVPGLLDHRSDRTQPMDIRFDLAHEMSLVEGAYFARLAGSTKIMVNSLHGQGIERVGDGLSIQAIAPDGLVEGLTVDGAQRFAAGVQWHPEFKVMDNPFSRALFGAFAESAQEKAAS
- a CDS encoding PAS domain S-box protein; this translates as MFFNFPHLRITTFGKGLAVALSLVVASIILTSVITLQQTDKMASAWQGHNTVTARKIVILSHLRGLLGFDGMVHHYKNFILRKERSEAAATYKNFLEISIALSAYQSLGLTLREEGALDILSETINKYRSNLKAAEKLAAGSMAPTAIDKIVQIDDTSAIVALAILDNELHSARLASEGKVHDTVDGLISFVSVSALLTGLFVLALASWIIWYVRKQLVAPLNALVGAFRRINPHHPNAGRLPDHGSDGGYELNLVARAGNAFLSATEEHLNKLDQTEHALRASEAHLRSVVETAVDAIITIDMGGVIQSFNAAAVNIFNFSLDEVIGNNVKMLMPEPDKSAHDGYLRAFQETGRNKIIGIGREVTGRRKNGNLFPMWLAVSENRSSDVIHFTGIIRDISAEKEAEIKVRMAKEAADQANRAKSEFLSSMSHELRTPMNAILGFSQLLGSNPKEPLSASQKEYVDLILQSGDHLLELIKQVLELSQIEAGHLTVSFEKVAVLPLVQECLDSLAPRAKNRNLSLMCHDDVGSIPDVWSDPVRLKQVLLNLLSNAVKYNRDNGSVAVNCQAMGDSMIRINIIDTGSGIPENRQQNLFTPFDRLGREAGQIEGTGIGLSITGKLVTALKGNIGFISTEGQGSTFWIDLPVSNNN
- a CDS encoding hemerythrin domain-containing protein yields the protein MMESSFNILRTLHDEHFAIMALLEKLETTLNGAKAAPASDNPDMNRLLGDLEAVLNEEISHHYAFEEQHLFPLFAEFGDMGITQMLQGEHEIIRPLARDLSDRAKAGRKDGFSPESWEIFREKGLELVEREVFHIQKEEMGFLPAIDQMIDEETDQTLSMAYQDMKNAG
- a CDS encoding DUF2249 domain-containing protein; translated protein: MVPNGKETTPEACPVLPSADGTRTAQTSPSISIEGAETRIDVRGLESPQPLIGILTLLESPNVTDTVIVIHDRDPLLLYPELEERGWAWSPLPAPTGQLHLRLTRIPRAEG
- a CDS encoding Lrp/AsnC ligand binding domain-containing protein; the protein is MQAVFVFVKCELGCAYTVANALIEKVEQTSEVYSVSGEFDLMAKFYIPNDSDIGHFVNEQVHAISGIKDTQTIITFNAFT
- a CDS encoding 2,3-dehydroadipyl-CoA hydratase — its product is MSILIIDERPDDAIAVLTLNRPEVHNALNTAVLEALAQALERLSAKDDINAVVLSGGEKVFAAGADVKEMADLDAIGIHRDARSGHWRAIAAFPKPLIAAVNGYALGGGCELAMQSDIIIAGETAQFGLPEINLGLIPGAGGTQRLTRAVGKSLAMKMILSGEFIDAVQALEAELVAEVTPAGETIARACALACKIAEKSPLALEMAKQSVLKTFETSLANGLDFERRSFTILAASEDRKEGIAAFLEKRKPAFKGR
- a CDS encoding 2-(1,2-epoxy-1,2-dihydrophenyl)acetyl-CoA isomerase, which encodes MTYQFIDYDIKDGVGILMLNRPEKLNSFTTVMLEEIATALGDAAGDANVRAVLLSGNGRAFGAGQDLSERDVKPGDPPPDLGESLDKRYNPIVRQIRGMDKPVICAVNGVAAGAAANMALACDLVLAAKSARFIQPFVRLGLVPDAGGTWSLPRLVGRARSMGMAMLGGDLSAQQAEQWGLIWKCIDDEALMDEAHALAGTLASQPTVGLGLIKKAINESHGNTLDQQLDLERDLQRIACQTEDYSEGVNAFLEKRKPAFRGR
- a CDS encoding 3-hydroxyacyl-CoA dehydrogenase, which gives rise to MGALSTEQVVAVIGAGTMGAGIAQVAAQAGHSVLLYDAAPGSAEKAIAKVAEGLERLVVRGKFSAEDVAATISRLKSVAGLEDLSPAGLVIEAIIEDLAIKQELFTNLENICKVDTILASNTSSLSITTIGECLARPENFVGLHFFNPAQVMKLVEVISGSGSAPGVADSVFATAEAWGKKPVHAASTPGFIVNRVARPFYGEALRVLEVEAVDVATFDAIMRESGGFRMGPFELMDLIGNDINLAVTTSVYNAFEQAPRFKPSPCQQELVASGKLGRKSGCGFYDYHEGAMPAQATTSAAIPPPDSVTTRGDLGVASVLTDLIEKAGISVQHEAADSDHGYLEVGSAHLYLCDGGLAASHDENAIAFDLALDYEQATRIGLAPAATCDPAALASVIGLFQALGKSVSVIPDLAGMVVMRTVCMLANEGADAVDNRVCTEQAVDIAMCYGVNYPAGPLHWARAIGFGVVEGVLDNMAAVYDDPRYRCSSWIRNKVVK
- a CDS encoding GNAT family N-acetyltransferase, giving the protein MNNPTESDVNRQPMDAGVPDYSEHNGDDFESLPRDRTRVRSMQQEDLGSVVRIDAKLTGHQRPNYFAAKLQEMMSETGVRVSLIAEVDGLAAGFIMARVDFGEFGHAEAAAHIDTIGVNPDYAHAGIATALLSQLLINLEALHVETVGTRVGWNDLNLLGFLSAKGFQPAQQLSLVKTI
- a CDS encoding GNAT family N-acetyltransferase: MSGKKTVTIRPLSPDDLERVVEIDSRIMGRPRRKFFEKRLQAALADAHGFVALALTDPSDALQGFAIARIQNGEYGDDKRAAVLDVLGVDPDARHDGGGHALLNGLTDILKKLEITELRTQVDWQDLGLSRFFASTGFQLAPEQILERPVSRNL
- a CDS encoding DUF4863 family protein, coding for MNQDQFQVLIQPVMDAISGKPVDQQMAADLNRDFPADSEIFKAIDAACHDAIKAGWMCAHGDEGRRFGRVIKPSPETHDLSVDVVQLTDIVGPHHSHPTGEVCMTMPVTATARFDGHGAGWCVNEPGSAHSPTVSDGEALVLYLLPGGEIQFT
- a CDS encoding DnaJ domain-containing protein gives rise to the protein MSIWGKVIGGVAGFALGGPLGALIGAYAGHKMDQARTGEGARVGPGGYDQQSRQVAFTMAVIVLSAKMAKADGVVSREEVLAFKQIFHIPSDEMASVGKLFDEARKDASGFEPYAEQVAQMFAHEPAVLEELIGGLFHIALADGVIHPAEMDFLAKVSIIFGFSERDFERLRASYDTPETSSPYEVLGVDPDADDADVKKAYRKLLVVNHPDKLIAQGLPQEFIDLANEKMAAINAAYDTIKKQRGMG